A genomic region of Acidobacteriota bacterium contains the following coding sequences:
- the rpsI gene encoding 30S ribosomal protein S9 has translation MTVAQYYGTGRRKSSTARVFLRPGTGAIVVNAKPVEATYPTDTVRMLIRQPLVLTEVADKFDIMATTTGGGIVGQAGALRLGIARALVEYNAELRPQLKKHGLLTRDPRAKERKKYGLAGARKRFQFSKR, from the coding sequence GTGACAGTCGCTCAGTACTACGGCACCGGCCGCCGCAAGTCGTCCACCGCCCGCGTGTTCCTCCGGCCCGGCACGGGGGCGATCGTCGTCAATGCCAAGCCGGTCGAGGCCACCTATCCCACCGACACCGTGCGCATGCTGATTCGCCAGCCCCTCGTGCTGACGGAGGTCGCCGACAAGTTCGACATCATGGCGACCACCACGGGCGGCGGCATCGTCGGTCAGGCGGGGGCGCTCCGGCTGGGCATCGCGCGGGCGCTCGTCGAGTACAACGCCGAGCTGCGGCCCCAGTTGAAGAAGCACGGGCTGCTCACGCGCGATCCGCGGGCCAAGGAACGCAAGAAGTACGGCCTGGCCGGTGCACGCAAGCGGTTCCAGTTCAGCAAGCGCTAG
- the rplM gene encoding 50S ribosomal protein L13 yields the protein MRTFVPSAAAVEKRWHVIDAGGQVLGRVASAAAKLLQGKHKAVYTPFIDTGDHVIVVNAATVRLTGRKDDQKLYRYHSGYEGGLREERAKDVRKKRPARLVEEAVRGMLPKSPLGDAMYRKLKVYEGPDHPHVAQKPTQFEVA from the coding sequence ATGCGTACGTTCGTGCCGAGCGCCGCCGCCGTCGAGAAGCGGTGGCACGTGATCGATGCCGGGGGCCAGGTCCTCGGACGGGTGGCCAGTGCGGCCGCCAAGTTGTTGCAGGGCAAGCACAAGGCCGTCTACACCCCGTTCATCGACACCGGCGACCACGTCATCGTCGTCAATGCCGCGACCGTGCGGCTCACCGGCAGGAAGGACGACCAGAAGCTCTATCGCTACCACTCGGGCTACGAGGGCGGGTTGCGCGAGGAGCGGGCGAAGGACGTGCGCAAGAAGCGGCCGGCGCGCCTCGTCGAAGAGGCCGTGCGGGGCATGTTGCCGAAGTCGCCCCTTGGCGACGCGATGTATCGGAAGCTCAAGGTCTACGAGGGGCCGGACCATCCGCACGTGGCCCAGAAACCCACCCAGTTCGAGGTTGCCTGA
- the pilM gene encoding type IV pilus assembly protein PilM: MFRKAKSVVGLDIGSSAVKAVELKPSGKGHKVVAFGSEPIPADSIVDGAIIDGAAVADAIRRLFETHGIKDKDVCASLSGNAVIVKKITLPPMSEAELAESIYWEAEQYIPFDIQDVSLDYQIVSGGAAGKGKAAPGTGMEVLLVAAKKEKIADYTGVIAQAGRTPVIVDVDAFALQNAYEVNYGLEPGAVVALIDIGASITSINIVSGEQSLFTRDISIGGHAYTEALQKELHLSQEQAETLKKGGTAVDSVDFEQARPVLRAVTDNVLLEIQKTFDFFRGTTGTAHIDRIVLSGGASRVDGFAEMLAERFDAQIEEFDPFKTIAFDAQKFGVTVPADVAATSAVAVGLALRRVNDR; encoded by the coding sequence GTGTTCCGAAAAGCCAAGTCGGTCGTCGGGCTCGATATCGGATCGAGCGCGGTCAAGGCGGTCGAGTTGAAGCCGTCCGGCAAGGGCCACAAGGTCGTGGCGTTCGGCAGCGAGCCGATCCCCGCCGACAGCATCGTCGATGGCGCCATCATCGACGGCGCGGCCGTGGCCGACGCCATTCGCCGGCTCTTCGAGACCCACGGGATCAAGGACAAGGACGTCTGCGCATCGCTCTCGGGCAATGCCGTGATCGTCAAGAAGATCACCCTGCCCCCGATGAGCGAAGCGGAACTCGCCGAGTCCATCTACTGGGAAGCCGAGCAGTACATTCCCTTCGACATCCAGGACGTCAGCCTCGACTACCAGATCGTGTCCGGCGGCGCGGCAGGCAAGGGCAAAGCCGCCCCCGGCACGGGGATGGAAGTGCTGCTCGTCGCGGCGAAGAAGGAGAAGATCGCCGACTACACCGGGGTGATCGCCCAGGCCGGTCGAACCCCGGTCATCGTCGATGTCGACGCCTTCGCCCTGCAGAATGCCTACGAGGTCAATTACGGGCTCGAGCCCGGCGCCGTCGTGGCGCTCATCGACATCGGCGCCAGCATCACCAGCATCAACATCGTCAGCGGCGAGCAGTCGCTCTTCACCCGCGACATCTCCATCGGCGGGCACGCCTACACCGAGGCGCTCCAGAAGGAGCTCCACCTGTCGCAGGAGCAGGCCGAGACCCTCAAGAAGGGGGGGACCGCCGTCGACAGCGTCGACTTCGAGCAGGCGCGCCCCGTGCTCCGGGCGGTGACCGACAACGTCCTGCTCGAGATCCAGAAGACCTTCGATTTCTTCCGGGGCACGACCGGGACCGCGCACATCGACCGCATCGTGCTGAGCGGCGGGGCCTCGCGGGTCGACGGGTTCGCCGAGATGCTCGCCGAGCGCTTCGACGCCCAGATCGAAGAGTTCGACCCCTTCAAGACGATCGCGTTTGACGCGCAGAAGTTCGGGGTGACGGTCCCCGCCGACGTCGCGGCGACGTCGGCCGTGGCCGTTGGCCTCGCGCTGCGCCGGGTGAACGACCGATGA
- a CDS encoding PilN domain-containing protein, with amino-acid sequence MIRINLLAVERKPKGPSGLDLVRNPLWLVLILVVATAAGLGWRFLSLQQVSAGLDRDIQQARQEAESLRAVLEKVEQAEARRQQLQQRVALIEELRRSQSGPVRLLDELSRSLPDRLWLTQLLQEGGGAVKIDGRTTSLTALSDFVGNLEQSGYFARPVEIIDSQVETDRAVGELVKFTVRARFAPPADAPAAVPTTQGAN; translated from the coding sequence ATGATCCGCATCAACCTCCTCGCCGTCGAACGCAAGCCCAAGGGGCCCTCCGGCCTCGATCTCGTCCGGAACCCCCTGTGGCTGGTCCTGATCCTCGTCGTGGCGACCGCCGCGGGGCTCGGCTGGCGCTTCCTGTCGCTGCAGCAGGTGTCGGCCGGTCTCGACCGCGACATCCAGCAGGCGCGCCAGGAAGCGGAGAGCCTGCGCGCCGTGCTCGAGAAGGTCGAGCAGGCCGAGGCCCGGCGCCAGCAGCTGCAGCAGCGTGTCGCGCTCATCGAAGAACTGCGCCGCAGCCAGAGCGGGCCGGTTCGCCTGCTCGACGAGCTCAGTCGCAGTCTGCCCGACCGCCTCTGGCTCACCCAGCTCCTGCAGGAGGGCGGCGGTGCCGTGAAGATCGACGGCCGCACGACGTCGCTCACGGCGCTCTCCGACTTCGTGGGCAACCTCGAGCAGTCCGGGTACTTCGCCCGGCCCGTCGAGATCATCGACAGCCAGGTCGAGACCGACCGCGCCGTCGGCGAGCTGGTCAAGTTCACCGTGCGGGCGCGGTTTGCGCCGCCGGCCGACGCGCCGGCCGCCGTGCCCACGACCCAAGGAGCCAATTGA
- a CDS encoding type 4a pilus biogenesis protein PilO — protein sequence MQLSLSKLPWYGQAGVAALLCAAAIGVFYQFHETPAQAAISTKRQELTGLQAEVRKGRQAQANLPAFEAEVNELEGRLNNLRAVLPEQKDVADLLRRLQTLAAQSNLEIRAFTPQAIAQQQMHAEWPIKLEIDGTYHDLGLFFDKVSKVPRIINVSNIKIAARSGRRDETSAATVTASCVATTFVLSEAPAEEPQAAGRSRRPAAKPGAKPGARPAAKPAR from the coding sequence ATGCAATTGAGTCTTTCGAAGCTTCCCTGGTACGGACAGGCCGGCGTGGCCGCGCTGCTGTGTGCGGCCGCCATCGGCGTCTTCTACCAGTTCCACGAGACCCCGGCGCAGGCCGCGATCTCGACCAAGCGGCAGGAACTGACCGGCCTCCAGGCCGAGGTGCGCAAGGGGCGGCAGGCGCAGGCCAACCTGCCGGCCTTCGAGGCCGAGGTCAACGAGCTCGAGGGTCGGCTGAACAACCTGCGCGCGGTCCTGCCCGAGCAGAAGGACGTCGCCGATCTCCTGCGCCGTCTCCAGACGCTCGCCGCGCAGTCGAACCTCGAGATCCGCGCCTTCACCCCTCAGGCGATCGCACAGCAGCAGATGCACGCCGAGTGGCCGATCAAGCTGGAGATCGACGGCACCTACCACGACCTCGGCCTGTTCTTCGACAAGGTCAGCAAGGTCCCGCGCATCATCAACGTCTCGAACATCAAGATCGCCGCGCGCTCCGGCCGCCGCGACGAGACGAGCGCCGCCACGGTGACGGCGTCGTGCGTGGCCACGACCTTCGTGCTGTCCGAAGCCCCCGCGGAGGAGCCGCAAGCCGCCGGGCGGTCGCGGCGTCCGGCAGCGAAGCCCGGGGCCAAGCCTGGCGCCCGGCCGGCGGCGAAGCCGGCCCGATGA